In Glycine max cultivar Williams 82 chromosome 4, Glycine_max_v4.0, whole genome shotgun sequence, the genomic stretch CTACTTATACACCATTATAGttattcagttttcttttctgttgTTGCCACCTGATCCCTTTTGAGCTATCTCAATATTGCTATCTACTGCAATTTGAATTCATGAGGTGCCACAGgtgtactgtttttttttttttggtacagagGTGTACTGTTTGAATTCATTAATCATGACACTAACTGTTGTTGCTTTCAGGTGTACATTATTAGAGCGAATAGTCCACCAGAGGATAAGTGAATTGCAGTTGGAGATTGGATCCAGGAAAGTTAATCTAGGTATTATTTTCTTCATAAGCATAACCAATATGTCTTTGTTTGAATTGAGCGCTTTTGGGAGCGAGAGAAATGAGAGGATAAACAACTTAAGTGAATTGCAGTTGGAGAATTGGAGCTAGTAAAGTTAATCTAAGTATTATTTTCTTCACAAACATAACCAATTGTAAATTACATCCAGAGTATATATACTTTTGTTCAGATTGAGTGATTTGGGAAGAAGAGATATGAGAAGGAGTGAAATGGAAATGATGGAGAAattgtgatttaaaaaaattaaatatttttttataacaagaaaagattaaaataatttattataacaagaaaaaaataaaataatttatgttaagaaaaaatagagtaattttttagttagtatatcaatatttttatattatttatttattttcacttcttttttcaCCCATCCAAACAagtagaaattttttttccaaatttcttttttatttttcattcaaacAACACTTCTTTTTAACtctatttcttaaattttttttccttactttttttccttctctataTCACTCCTAATTCAAAGTAGTAGaataatgatattgttttgagatttttgttttactttctcATTATATGCTCAAAATAGAAGTTGACCAGGTTAAGGTTATAACTTGGGTCACTTCTGTTGGTCCCTGGAGCTTTTGGACATCAATACCATGGGAATTTGGTTTGAAACTTTAGAGATGAAAAATTAAGCAACAAGTCTGTATTGTTAGAAAAGGATATGTACATACAAATGACACATGTTGTCTAAGAAAATGCCTACAGGGGAAGAGACAATGATCCTTTTGAAGTTCAGGATGAGACAAAGACACAGACAATCTTCCCTGTTGCTTTTGGACATCAATGCCAtggaaatttgatttgaaaCTTTAGAGATGAAAAATTGTCACAAGTCTGTGTAATGTTAGAAAGGGATATGTGCTTGGAGAACTATACAAATGACACAAAGTGACTAAGAAAAAAGGCCTACAGGGGGAATAATAGAAACTTTTGAGGTTCAGGATGAGGAATTGGCAAAGCCAATCTGCTGCTCATTTAACAAGTGGTCTAGAATGGTGTTGAGTATTGTATAGCAAATTGTGTGTGTATTGGAGAAACTATCGACATTAGTTTCTGAAAGAGATCATTgtcatttgataattttaaaaggtAAAGTGATTAGTGATGCCATTGAAAGCACTGGTTACTTTGATACTTGAAAACATTTGTGCTCTTTAATAGGAAGAGTTTATTGCAACAGTGAACGAGCTTTCTTAATTTATCGTAATTGTATTATTGACTTTCTTAGTTGTTTTCCCGTGGTTAGAGCTAGGTTAGGCACGCTAAATTCTAACTTTCCTATCACGTTCTGTCTGGTGGTTGCATagtcatatattaattttttttgtttgtcgtCTTAAAGAGACATGTGGGCCTTGTGGCGTGTGTGTCAAAGGGATTGTTATAGTTGGTTTCATTTTTGTCTTCAAACAAACATTGTTCGTATTCGAGTCTTGAAGCAGTGAAAGTTTGCTTCTGTTtcagattttaattaattcaattatttctgCTGGGGGATACTGCGAGAGCAGCATTGGAGTGCAACATTATTTAGGTGCTCTCTCATGAatgtgttatttatttaatttattcttttgcaGGTTCTCTTATGTGGTGGAAGTGGAAGGGAACGTCTTGGGATCAGTTTTTGGTCAAGTTTTAAAGACTTGTAGTTTGGCTGACTAATGAAGTATAACTTGTGTTAATATCTGTATGTGAACTGTGAAGGGACGTGTTTATATCTCTATGTGAAAGGGAACTCTTCAGCATCTACATATATACTAGTAAATGAAATATAGAATGATCCCATGACGGATTTCTTGAATCTGATGCTCCATTGTTCAATAGCGTTTGATGTTTTGTGGGGAAACGGTTGGGATAAAATATGTGGAAGAGCGTGGTAAATGGTGTGAACTTGTTGACTCTAACAAATAGATGGCCTTGCCCGAATTCCTGGTTAAACCAGAAGCACAAAGGCAGAAATTAGTCTTGTCGCACATGTTGGCGACGCGCAAACATGTGTCACGAATCACGATCATGTGTTTACTCTAACTTAATCTggggttgtttattttttactaaattagATAGATGCTTAGGTAGAAAGAATTGAGTGGGTTATGTACaataaaaaaggattttttgaACATGAAATTTTGACccaatttattcttttgtttcttgcaTGAGAGAGAGAACTTGAATTTTTCAATCAATTGCAGAAATGTGAACTCAAACAtataaattgaaacaaactGAATTTCATACAATCTGTGACATGTTTCAAcgaaataatttgattttagattATATTGATCAAAACACGTAGGCTAACAAAATTCTTCAATCAATTTTAAGATTcatgaaacaaaatgagaaaaagacaaacaatacttttttaaagcaaaatcacatatataattgaaacaataaagttttaagaacCTAACAAAATTAAGAAGGGATATAAATGTATGTAAATCCACCCCCTTccaatataaaatgaaatataataccAAGTAGCATTTGCTGCTCAAGTTGATCTATGAATGTATGTAAATTCAAGAGCGCAAAACAAAGAACAGTAACAAAATTGAATGAAACATGTATAACAGAGAGTGGTGTCGACGATGGTCTCAGAGGAGGTGACAATGAGGATTCTCAGAGGTGAAGAGGGGAGGGTTGGTAAggatagagagaaagagaaagagaaagaggccGTTCCCGATAGTCACGTCACGTgcatttagttttaaatttcatatattgTCATTTTGTGAATGGTTGTGTGCAAAGCTGATGTGTAAGATTTGTGTGCATACAAGATTTACTctcattgaaaatttaaaattacaattaccAGTGTGGTTAATAAACTGCCAGAATCAAATTAGAAtagctaaacaaaaatagaaagggAGCACATGATACTTTCCCAAGACTAACATAAACCATGGTAAAATCCTGTTGTTACTAATAAGTTCATTTGCTTCACAGCTTTGTTTATGAGAAGACCAAAATGCTTCTTTATCTCGTCAAATCCCAACACACATGACCTCTTGTTCTTACTGTTGGCTCTGCAAATTCCAAATCTAGAACTACAACaacaaatttgaaattacaTATCTAAAACAAATCTCATTACCTCCTCGGACATTACCCAAAACACAAGCTACATAAATCAGAACATAAGACAACAAAGTTTGTAGTGGGGTTTTGAAATGGGGGAGGTTGGGGGGGCTTGAAGCTAACGACAGAGGAGTCAAAGGAAGCTTTGGTTGTGCATCAGAGAGGGGTTTGGGCATGACGGATGAGTGCGGTTTGGAGACAACGTTGGAGAAGCACGAGTATttaaaatggatttttacaattaatgtttttaaagaaaatatgataaatagttatttcttttatcaaaatttaaattttaatcctcaaaaataaaaaaaaataaaaattcattcattcattaatttttatttgtccaTTAAAGAGTTTAAATAACACAttcagaaataaatttaatttatcattattttatatatttaatgataaaaataactgtttatccaataaaataaataaagtttatagTTTATGCCTTTTACTACCTTCTTGCAAAGTTTtagattttccatttttttttgcgTGGTGTTAGTAGAATCatgcaaaaaggataaaaattagtcatgattatatatcaaattttagcttttttatatttttctataaaaaaattattgtataaatgggagactaaaattataaattgaaaattatgagATAATTAAAAGTGTAAGTCagccattattttttttttttatgaaaaataagcaacctaatataattaattgattgtgtaaagtaattgaaaatttgaatttaaaataatgataagtTAGATTCTTTTAGCAAAAATTAACCATCAATAATGCGTGTAATTTGTAAAAATCTCAACCGTATTAATATGATTTGCTCATGTGTCATTTTAGGATATGTTTGGATTTCTCGTAGAGGATGCAAAAGTATATTTGAAAGTGAAATTAATTTGGGATCATGTTTAATTACCTTTCAAAAATATGTTGGAAAGTAAAATTTTACTTCtcagtttaattttaaagaaaaaacagattTGGGATATACTTTTGCAATCTTTTAAGTTTAACTTAAATTGAAGTTcggaaattttgtgtttgggaAAGATTATAATTCCAAACTTGAACTGTTTTATGAGAgaaaagttatttataaaataagttgaaTGTTTGAAACTAAgttgaaatttgtaaaaaaacttttttttttcaaagtaagttttttttaatatgatttctttttatgcttctttcttcttttcttcaaacACTTGTGGGGTACTTTTGTTCATCTTACTTTCCATTCTCACTTACTGTCGTTGTTTTATGAAATAGATAGTTATTGATCGCGTGACAATACCTAGAAGGTTGAACTTGGACTCTCTCAGTCTCTCCCTGGCcctaaataattttcattttattaagaGTGGATGGATGACATGTTTTTGCATTGGTCTTTGTAGGACTTATGATAAGCACAGGGATTATGCGAATCGAGTGTATGCTTCAGATGAGGTCAGAGAGAAAGCAGAAAAGTTAATGTCCGGTTTAGATTCTGAATATCCAACCTTCATAAAGTCAATGCTACAGTcaatacattttttgttttgttccaTCTGCATCCTCATTCATTCATCGCTATATTTGTTCAACTCACcatttttgtgaagaaaaataTCTAAGTATTTTGATACAGGTACTCCtctatccaaaaaataattatcattttacgttattttacacaaataataataataaataaaagaaagagaataataattttataaaattaatcttatattattattattaatttatttatatattttagtgtatatcattaatattataaggtgtataaataaaaaataataattaatattatattgaaaaattaaaattaaaattaaaattattttaatatatatttttttctatgacaattataatgggatggaaatattatattttggatCAATAGTTGAATGGGTTTGAGGAAACCATCGGAAAGACTTACTAAAACCCCTAAATTTCTGAGGATAgcatagaatttttattttgtgatttgtGTCTATTAActtgagttattttatattaattgggTAACTTGATTTCAGTGAAGCCTATGCCCCTCTCGTTCAATAGGACGACTTGTTCTCTGTCTCATTCAAGGCGTCTCTTTATAACAGAAATACTAATTCCTagttattttacattaaaaaaattgtactgGTAGGATTTCTCTCAAATTCCTAAGATTTTTTGTTGAATGTGGGATTTAAATTAAGgtgaaaagaaaattgttaGATCTATTCAAGTTACTGTGTTTTGATAATCATGGTTGCTTTCTtatctattttgaattttgtgcCAATCTGAACGAGGTAAAAGGGGTGCAAAGTGTATATAAAACTAATACAAGAATGGGGGTGTGACAATGCTggagatttattttattttctgcaaAAAGACACTAAGGCCTTTTTTGTCAAAGGTTGCAATAAGAAAgggatttataattttgttcattCAAAAGTTATAATACAATATCTTGTATATGTAAACGTAAATATATTAAGTTGAATCCTGATAAATTTTAGGCAAAATTGCACTTATCTCTCATGAGGTCTtcttaaatgttgttaacatctTCTCTAGTTTTTAGATCACGCTTATCTTTCCTAAATAGCATCAAAGAAGGAGTGTGTGtcacttttataaaatatataaagaagatGAATGCTTGTTTAAGGTGCAAGTATTGTTTAATAAAAGACTTAGAAGGTGAGTGTAATTTCtcctaaattttatatatagtttgtttgtaattaaaaatattgtttaaaacaCACAAGGATTGGGATTTCCTACGAAAAGTTGATCCCTTTATAACACCACCAAATTGGCTTAGCAGCAAATGTGTTACCTCAATACTGCAGAAGTGACCCAGTTAAATGCATTCTGTTCATAGCCGAAGTTTTTAACGGATTAATCACTGTGCAATCGTTGACAACAGGGCCTTCCAGTCCACTTCTGCAACAGTCTTCCAAAAAAGGACGAAGTGGTGACTTTGGTTGATGAGGATGGGATTGAGTATTCGACAATATATTTGgcaggaaaaacaggacttagTGGTGGATGGAGAGGTTTTGCAATTGCTCATGACCTAACTGATGGGGAcgctttaatttttcaattaattaagcgCACCACATTCAAGGTGATTAAATATTGATCATATATGCTCATTCATGCCCTTATGTTTAAAACCTTcatcatatttttcaattatgtaAATGTGACTGGTATTTATGTTTgttaaatagattaaaaaaatggtgaTGCGTCTAATAATCGAGTCCTTGACCCTTTTCCGTTGTTACCTGATCCTTTTTGAGCTATTTTCTGCAACTTTAATTCATGAGTTGAGCTTCTTCTGGTGCCACAgttgtgttgtttgaatttgaattcacTAATGACCCATACTACGGTTGCTAATATTTCCTTTCAGGTGTACATTGTTAGAGCAGATTGTCCTCCAGAGGATAAACAGCTTGAGTGAATTGCAATTGGAGGTTGGAATCGGTAAAATTAATCTAGGTATATTATGTCTTCATACACATAATCAATCATAAGTTACATCCAGAATGAACATAACCCCTTTAATTGAACTGTGAATCCGGATGCAGTAACAACTTGAGGCACTTCTGATGTATACGATCGTCAAATGTAGGTTTGTTAGTCCTCGGGCTTTTGGACATCAATAATGGTGATTTGATAATAAGTCTATGAAAAATTAAGCAACAACTCTGTAATGTTAGAAAGGAGATGTACTTGGAGACCTATAATGACAGATTGCATAAGAAAAGACGTACAGGGAAAGAATAGAAAACAATGATTCTTTTTTGAGTTCAGGATGAGAGAATTGGCAAAGCCAATTTGGTGCATTGTTGGCTTCTACGATAATAGGCATGCTAGAATTAGTATTGTCAGAAATTATATGCAGCATCCATTGCTTAAGTCAAGATCTCATACATTTAACAAGATGTCTAGAATGGACTAATGTTGTATAGAAATTATGTGTATTGGAGAAACTAATGGCGTTAGGTTCTGAAAGAGATCACTGCCTATGAATAATACACAGGGCCAGAACACCTCAGCAAGGCTTACTATGATACTTGAAAACATTAAGATTGAAATCGGTTTAGTTTTTTAACCACATACAATACTTGAAAACATTAAGATTGTAAGCGGTGTAGTTTTCaaccaaaattattttcttaaataggGTTTATTGCAAAAGTGAACATATTGTAATCGTATATTGAGTTTTAGTTGCTTCTGACAGGTTAGGGGCTAGGTTAGGCACGCTAAATTCCAACTTTCCTATCACATTCTGTCCGGTGGTTGCAATCATagtcatatatatttaaaaaaattgtatgtcgTTTTAAAGAGACATGTGGGTCTTGTGCTAGTGTCAAAGGGATTGTTATAGATGGTTCCATTTTTGTCTACAATCAACGTTGTTGGTATTTGAGTCTTGAAGCAGTGAAAGTTttcttctgtttcagttttaaattcaattatttgcTCCTGGGATACTGCCAGAGTAGCATTTGAGTGGAGCTTTATTTAGGTTCTCTCTAATgaatacattatttatttaatcttttgcAGGTTCTCTTATGTGGTGGAAGTGGAAGGTCTTGGGATCAGTTTTTGGTCAAGTTTTTAAAGACTTGTAGTTTGGCTGACTAATGAAGTCTAACTTGCGTTAATATATACTAGTAAATGAATAGAATCATCCCATGACGGACTTTGTTGAATCTTACGCTCCATTGttcaatatgtaatttttatacttCTTTTTAAAGCAGCGTTTGATGTTTTGTTGGGGAAACGGTTGGGATCAAATGTGTGCAGGAGCGTGGTAAATGGTGTGAACTTGTTACTCTAACAAATAGCTGGCCTTGCCTCAATTCCTGGCAAAACCAGGACCACAATGGCAGAAATTAGTCTTGTCGCACATGTGGCGATGCGCAAACATCTTACAATCATGTTTTTACTCTAAACTTAATACAGGGGttgtttatcttttattatcaAAGTTccatttcaattcttttttttttttgctgaattaaagttccatttcatattttaacaaatgaaacatttttacctctataatttttatcatatgttcgttaaaaactatttatttattggatgttattaaaatatttcatcatTCAAATTATTTCATAGTCATAAattctttcttattttgtgaagataaaaaatttcatcGAATATAGGAAAGGAAGTAAACTTAAATAACTactatttttgtttaacaaatttagaaagtaaaagataaatacaattaagacatattaaaatgaatgactactttaattttttaaacaaaaagactTAAGTTTAAACCTTGTTGAGGGATAAAAAtgtgattaaaaatatagaCTCTATTAAAAGTGAATTGTAATAGTCATTGAGATGttaatcatcaacaaaattgataaaatattttatacccaCTTGAGTTTTTAGCATgattatctaaattatttttacttaaaaaaataattttatatttattttaagaagtaaattttatctatttcttaaaaaaatacttatttaaaagtatttattttaaatttatttgttaagtttaaacaaactcattCAATAAGTTTAGGGATATACATAGGTCTGTTTGAGTGGATTTCACTAAACTCATAATAAAATCCAATCAAATTTAAACCGGAtgatttgaatgattttttaagaaaaaaaattaaaaatccaacctaaaattaatttgtttgtaaataatttatatttgataagaaatgggtcaaaatatttaaatttatcttatattttttataagctaaatttttattaaatgaaatacctcatacattatttataattattacatatagttaaataataataaaaagataagaaaggaaATCACATTATTATAATCATCATCATATAAACTAACTTACTAGGTTAAACAtaacttaaaaattgaaatataataaataaatactacacttatgaaacaaaaaagaacttAACAACTAAAACTAttccaatataatttaaaaattctaatattCTCAAATAATCAAATGAGCAATGCGAAAATAAACttcaactaaatttaaaataaccttgaaacaaattaaacaacaaaatatatgtgttttataatcaattttactGTAATAGAATTGAactaaaaaatttgaaacataataataattgattttaaaaaaatttaaaatatattatatacgctatatataaaaaataataaaaatttaatataaattattgagtTAATGGACCAAAtcagtaaatattaaaattcatgatCCTAAGAAAAACTCAATCAGTTTGAATGAATTGGATTAAGTTTGACccaaaccaaaaatataatttaaactaGTTTAGATTAATTCGAATTTACCGTTAACCATACAGTGAACACCTAAGTTCTTCTGGTTTTGTACTAATTTACAAGTACTAGTAGTATTCAGCCACTCACTCACTGAGCCATGAAAAGTTGGGCatcatttttatattgatttttgtaGTGGCTGATTAGATTATGCACTATAATTGACTACTTTCACGCGGAGTTAAACTATGTCTACCTGTTCTGTTCTCAAACCCTCACACGATTGCACTTCAGCAATGGTGAATCTATCAAACTAACctaaaacaaacaaagaaaTTAGGATCTGTTCCTTTCGGCGATGGTGTGGTGTGGACGCGCCCATAATAGTGCGGCACGGCACTCATTTTTTTTCGGCTATACTATAACAAGCGCCGATAATTGCGGCTTCTGCTCATCAAAGGTAGCTTCAACTTTTTTAGTTGAGGGATAAAATGATCAATTATCTATGGACTcctaaaaactaataattatatatcatgAGTATTGAGAATCTTAATtcctaaaaacaaataaaatgttttattattcataaatattattaaaaatacttttggaCTTTTGCAAGCAAAAATACATTTTGCACGATCTTTTGTTTCTATTTGCTGGCCTTAATCGCTCCAATGACAATTAGGTAGAGAAACCAGGAAGAGAAAGAGCAATTAAAAGCATGTGCTTAGCAATTTGTGTGGATAAGGAAATtcccaaaaataaaatgtaagacCTTCTGATTGTTACCAGTGTACACTAGagtttcttaactatttattGTTTGCTCTTTGACGAAAGTGAAATTACTGTTCATAAACAAGTAATCGAAATTAACTGCGTCCTAAATGGTGCgtgagtattttttatttaaagaatcttaattattaaacttacagaataaattttaataaatccataattaattatatttataacatgTACCACTACGTAATATTAACGataaatttttatcaatatattttttttctcttttaagtaAACGAACTGGGTTTAACGGAGGAGTTAGCAGAGCGGCGCAAGAGTTAATAAAATGTTGACATTTTTTACCTTGGCTGGCTGGCGCTGATGCCGAGCGAGCGAATGAAACGATGTCGTTTTGCCATGTCATGTCATTCACCGTCTTCGGGGAAAAGAAacatttcattcattcattttatgCTTTATTGTCTTGTGTTGTATGCATCAACCAACCAACAAACCGATGCAAGTTCTGCAGAACGCCGGGATCTTCGTTTTCGACCGCTCCATCACGCCCTATCCCTTGATGCTCTGCGACTCAGGCATTACTCAATAGAGGTGCAAGGCTTACAGAAGTACTGAAACAACCTCAGTATAATCCTCAAAACCTCCCATTCTTCTAATTACCCACATTACATCctcattattataataaatgccCAATTGGCGTAATGAGAAACGTGTGTTGTGTCGTAATTAGTTAACGTGTGTGATTGTGTCGTGATTTTTGGATTCTGTTGTAACTAACGAACGACACAGTCACACCGAGGATTAAAGCAGAAGGCGTTGGTTGGTGTGTCGTATCGGAGAAATTGAGGTTGATCGGCGCCAACAATGTCTGCTCAGAGTGAACACCAATCGGTTTCTCTTTCGGTGCTGCTGAAGCGAGAGTTGGCgaatgagaaaaatgagaagCCGGAGGTTGTTATTTTGCACGGCCAAGCTAGCGAGAATAAGAAAGGAGAGGATTTCACGCTATTGAAGACGGAATGCCAAAGGGTGCTGGGAGATGGGGTTTCTACCTATTCTGTTTTTGGGGTATGTTAGTGTTATGTTTCTTTCTCACACCATCacatcctcttttttttttttttttttttaatttggatttAATGGATTCTAAATTTGTAACTCACCAGTGGATTTTAATGTGATTGTGATGCATCAGAAGTCAATGATCGTGTGATGTGTTATTTACGTATGATACTGACATGGCATTATGATGGGGAAAAGTGAACAAGCTATGTCAGTGAGTACAATGCGTTCAGCTTGTTGACTAGCTACTTCTTGTTGAGTTACTTAGAATTTAAAGCCAATTATATCTTCTtgattttgcttatatttgatgTTTGGATCCATATCTCATTATGTGGTTTTTCACATTTAATGAGAAACTAGTAGTTATAACTTCCACATCTCCAACATGATTTCTTACTTCTCAGCAGGTTTCTAAACACGCTCTTAGACCGTCAAAACTCGACAGAGTTTTAGCAATTTGCATATGATGTTTCTATCAACAAGGAACCATACTACTGACTTTATAGTTCATTGACAAGGCTTTTTTTTTCTCAGAAATGATTTTCCCAagagccccccccccccccaagaaTGATTTTCTTGCGAATTGAAATGATTGTTCACTGGCTACTTCTTGATAACTAGCTTTTGTTTGTGTATATGTGAAAGGAACTCAACTGTATTTTCTTTCTAATTCACTTGTTATTAGTTGAATGACAATAATATGTTAGCAGTTTATGCAATGAATGCTTAtgttataacaaaaataaactattttgtatttttttttccttgttgcaTTGGCATTCTCTGATGTAGAAGTTTTACAGCTATTCGATGGACACAATGGATCTGCTGCCGCTATTTATGCCAAGGAGAATCTTCTAAACAATGTTTTAAGTGCAATTCCTTCTGATCTTAACAGAGATGAGTGGGTAGCAGCGTTGCCTAGGGCTTTGGTTGCAGGCTTTGTAAAAACTGATAAGGATTTTCAAGAGAAAGGTATAACTAGTTAATTCCTTGTAGTGTTTGTTCTTGCCTCTATTAATTATTAGGCTACGAGGAAAATTCATGTATTCCATCTGGAATCTTCATAGTAATAATGTAATATTACCAAAGATTAATGCTATATCTCTTATGTAACCTCCTtctacaaaataaagaaaatattaagtgaaaaagtaaatgtatttaatgtcttagaaatataaaaagtattcaTACTTTTTTCATCTAGTATGTTGGGGGATTAATAGGAAAATATTGTAGAAgaatttagaattatttattacaaaaataatttgtcaATATTCCCAATTCCCAtaagtaaaaaatgaaagagtagAAGGTAAAAACATAGAAAACGGGTAGAATGCATGCGGAGCATGTTGACTATATCGGGAAaccttgataatttttttccaaccTCTGCTGGCACATTGCCGtgtcaataaaatttcaaaaatgtaCTTATATTTTCATCAGCTTAAGCTTAAAATTGTGTAATGAATACTAGGAACAGTTTAACATTGTTTAGCCATATAGACAGTTGAGTTAATGCagctattttatatatatagttgctGGGgaacatacatttt encodes the following:
- the LOC102663067 gene encoding B3 domain-containing protein Os06g0194400, encoding MVSEEVTMRILRGEEGRVGKDREKEKEKEAVPDSHVTTYDKHRDYANRVYASDEGLPVHFCNSLPKKDEVVTLVDEDGIEYSTIYLAGKTGLSGGWRGFAIAHDLTDGDALIFQLIKRTTFKVYIVRADCPPEDKQLE